One window from the genome of Nicotiana tomentosiformis chromosome 5, ASM39032v3, whole genome shotgun sequence encodes:
- the LOC138892385 gene encoding uncharacterized protein — protein MSVQEYSLHYDSLARYAPSIVATMQDRIHRFIAGLAPKLTESCATAALQDSMDISWIQAFTQHIEKGKHRQQGKFVIVPEILSDPFAVSTPVGESIIARWVYRGYTVTVCSRQTSADLLELDMMDFDAIMGMEWVAACDAIVYCRAKAAIFHFLDELPRIPLEREIDFSIDLLPRTQSISIPPYRMAPAELNKLKEQLKDLSEKDFIRPSTSP, from the exons ATGAGCGTtcaagagtatagtctccattacgactcattggccagatatgctccatctatagttgctactatgcaggataggatccacaggtttatagcagggctGGCCCCAAAGTTGACCGAatcatgtgccaccgctgcattgcaggatagtatggatatctcctggATTCAGGCATTCACCCAACATATAGAAAAGGGCAAGCATCGGCAACAGG GGAAGTTTgttatagtgcctgaaatactaagtgatccttttgcagtatctacaccggtcggagaatcgattattgctagatgggtttaccgaggttatacggtgacagtttgtagtcgtcagacctcagccgatCTACTTGAGCTAgatatgatggattttgatgctatcatgggcatggaatGGGTTGCAGCTTGCGATGCCATAGTttattgccgagcaaaggcagccataTTTCATTTTTtag atgagcttccacgCATTCCTttagagcgagagattgattttagcatcgatttgcttccaagAACTCAatcaatatccatccctccgtatagaatggcacctgccgaattgaataagttgaaggagcagttaaaagatttgtc